A stretch of Oncorhynchus mykiss isolate Arlee chromosome 12, USDA_OmykA_1.1, whole genome shotgun sequence DNA encodes these proteins:
- the il2rb gene encoding interleukin-2 receptor subunit beta isoform X1 yields MMWSMLHLLFLLSVPPGFTHNLQGLFCVNDYINNITCVWNSSAVDPDVACQLLGTKENFKSNLFNSSCDLKPLDRSVQGHSFRGCSIVFEGHYFSSAEYLPSIKVECDGSEAVKLIRYKPIHHIKMHPPGSPVIINGTNATWSAGSPLSFKIYEYEFQVKVKREDQLWGEAQSLTRLKQEPWIELDVEESGIHHIRVRVKPTQPPSSHWSEWSTTASWTSEDEVSPTFVESPDLTLWLVLSGAFFTLIVVMLLVFYKTHTNNRKHQYVPDPAKYFQPLNSVHGGNFQKWLSPLFAPESFITAQPCEDISPAEVSGTEVWDVTDSTSSTTAAFLLHSDPNTPSDGWNSSGQSSCFSNIGYFYTKYPSSLFIESCPVYFTYQGDHSSLSATSSSYERLQRLGRLQSQPLSPDSGFGMESVEGEDQVEEEGKKDKERNVVPVAPLVLPVSLPARIPPGPHHPLSLPQIPLHNPESNSAMASSGSYNAWPVEAALGRSSSMTVEPSCIGYLTIKELQNTYSNKSI; encoded by the exons ATGATGTGGTCCATGCTTCACCTGCTGTTcctgctctctgtcccaccaGGCTTCACTCACAACCTCCAAG GACTGTTTTGTGTGAATGACTACATCAACAACATCACATGTGTGTGGAACAGCTCGGCAGTAGATCCAGACGTGGCCTGCCAGCTCCTCGGTACAAAAGAGAACTTTAAGAGCAATCTTTT CAATAGTAGTTGCGATCTCAAACCCTTGGATAGGTCGGTGCAAGGTCATTCTTTCAGAGGCTGCAGTATTGTCTTTGAGGGCCAT TATTTCAGTTCAGCCGAGTACCTCCCCAGCATTAAGGTGGAGTGTGACGGGTCTGAGGCGGTAAAGCTCATAAGATACAAACCTATCCACCACA TTAAGATGCATCCTCCTGGTAGTCCGGTCATCATCAATGGGACTAATGCCACCTGGAGTGCTGGTAGTCCGCTATCTTTTAAGATCTATGAATATGAGTTCCAGGTCAAGGTGAAGAGGGAAGACCAGCTATGGGGG gaggcccagagtttgaccagACTAAAGCAGGAACCATGGATAGagctggatgtggaggagagTGGGATTCATCACATCAGGGTGAGAGTCAAGCCGACCCAACCCCCCTCTAGCCACTGGAGTGAGTGGAGCACCACTGCCTCCTGGACATCAGAGGACGAGGTCTCACCAACCTTTG TGGAGTCCCCGGACCTGACTTTGTGGCTGGTGTTGAGTGGTGCATTTTTCACGCTCATCGTTGTCATGTTGCTGGTCTTCTACAAAACTCATACAAACAATAG GAAACACCAGTATGTGCCTGATCCCGCCAAGTACTTCCAGCCACTTAACTCTGTCCACGGTGGAAACTTTCAG AAATGGCTGAGCCCCTTGTTTGCTCCAGAGTCCTTCATCACTGCCCAGCCCTGCGAGGACATCTCCCCCGCGGAGGTGTCTGGAACAGAAGTCTGGGACGTCACCGACTCCACCAGCTCCACCACCGCGGCCTTTCTCCTACACTCTGACCCCAACACTCCCTCTGATGGCTGGAACAGCAGCGGCCAGTCCTCCTGCTTCTCCAACATCGGCTACTTCTACACCAAATACCCCAGCAGCCTCTTCATCGAGTCTTGCCCCGTCTACTTCACCTACCAGGGGGACCACAGCTCTCTCTCCGCCACATCCTCCTCCTATGAGCGCCTGCAGCGTCTCGGTCGGCTGCAGAGCCAGCCCCTGAGCCCAGACTCTGGTTTCGGCATGGAGAGCGTAGAGGGGGAGGACCAGGTGGaagaggaaggaaagaaggataAGGAGAGGAATGTGGTTCCAGTTGCCCCTCTTGTCTTACCAGTCTCCCTGCCTGCTCGGATCCCCCCAGGCCCTCACCATCCCCTGAGTCTCCCCCAAATCCCCCTTCATAATCCTGAGTCAAACTCTGCCATGGCGTCTAGCGGCAGTTACAATGCCTGGCCAGTAGAGGCTGCTCTAGGCAGATCCTCCTCAATGACAGTGGAACCCAGTTGTATTGGCTATTTGACCATTAAAGAGCTGCAGAATACCTACAGCAACAAGTCTATTTGA